A window of the Cheilinus undulatus linkage group 21, ASM1832078v1, whole genome shotgun sequence genome harbors these coding sequences:
- the si:ch211-195b15.8 gene encoding dual specificity protein phosphatase 8: MLWTRDRDSEKPPLSTILPRLYLGAESDVTQDCLASLGISYVLSVSRCSPQPSFLPRSRYLRIPIDDSLWDDLLPWIPQALSFIDGAMSSGASVLVHCAAGISRSPALAVAYIMYRLGLDLDQAYRFVKERRPSISPNFNFLGQLQLFQSTLSLSMPAGGVVSHQADCCYADNKERVEHQSDSNPPHSMQRAELPEASEKTASRPEEDVVRRPNETVNLQPDECQDTPPSEPITLQLPASSASKPVTLQLPASSASLQEKRKSLTLSLTPLGVSPDRPSGGAITINNQFKTQDTKDSAHRDHSSTHRDHSSTHRDHSSAQRDHVPAHRKDPGLSPLSLGLSKLLDWGERLLLGGLFVAPVKMGQPALPYRC, from the exons ATGCTGTGGACCCGGGACAGGGACTCGGAGAAACCTCCTCTGTCCACCATCCTGCCCAGACTTTACCTGGGAGCAGAGAGCGACGTGACacag GACTGCCTGGCGTCCCTGGGGATCTCGTACGTCCTCTCAGTGAGTCGCTGCAGTCCTCAGCCCTCCTTCCTTCCTCGGTCTCGGTACCTGCGGATTCCCATTGATGATTCTCTGTGGGACGACCTCCTGCCGTGGATCCCACAGGCCCTGAGCTTTATTG ACGGAGCCATGTCTTCAGGGGCCTCGGTGCTGGTCCACTGTGCGGCGGGGATCTCTCGCTCTCCGGCCCTCGCCGTGGCTTACATCATGTATCGGCTGGGACTGGACCTGGACCAGGCCTACAG gTTCGTGAAGGAGCGCCGTCCCTCTATCtctcctaactttaacttccTGGGTCAGCTGCAGCTTTTCCAGAGCACACTCAGTCTCAGTATGCCAGCAGGGGGTGTGGTCAGCCATCAGGCGGACTGTTGCTATGCTGACAACAAGGAGAGGGTGGAGCATCAGAGTGACAGTAACCCCCCCCACAGTATGCAGAGGGCGGAGCTTCCAGAGGCCTCAGAGAAGACGGCTTCTAGACCTGAGGAGGACGTGGTCAGACGGCCCAATGAGACTGTGAATCTGCAGCCGGATGAATGTCAGGACACGCCCCCCTCTGAACCCATCACACTACAActcccagcatcctctgctTCTAAACCCGTCACACTACAActcccagcatcctctgctTCTCTCCAGGAGAAGCGTAAGAGCCTGACTCTGTCCCTGACTCCTCTGGGAGTCAGCCCTGACCGACCATCAGGGGGCGCCATAACCATAAACAATCAATTTAAAACACAGGACACCAAGGACTCCGCCCACAGAGATCATAGTTCCACCCACAGAGATCATAGCTCCACCCACAGGGACCATAGCTCCGCTCAAAGAGACCATGTCCCTGCCCACAGGAAGGATCCTGGTCTGTCCCCCCTCAGTCTGGGTCTCTCTAAGCTGCTAGACTGGGGGGAGCGGCTTCTGTTGGGGGGTCTGTTTGTGGCCCCGGTGAAGATGGGACAGCCTGCCCTGCCCTACAGATGTTGA